A single region of the Sphingobium sp. TKS genome encodes:
- a CDS encoding fumarylacetoacetate hydrolase family protein yields the protein MKFLSYVKDGTHGVAILKDGQILGLSVGDPRYPGSLDDLIDGTPTALADAAQTLALKGKPLDFDELVLLPPCTPGKIICVGLNYADHAAEANLQIPEYPVLFSRFASSVIGAKASIWLPKVSTALDFEGELAAVIGKSGRYISEGDALDYVAGYSVFNDATIRDYQLRNPQWMIGKNFDGTGPFGPFLVTADELPPGASGLAIETRLNGVTVQKSSTDQLIFDVAKLIASISEAITLEPRDVIVTGTPSGVGHVRKPPLHMKAGDVVEVEIERIGVLRNPVVPEAV from the coding sequence ATGAAATTTCTCTCGTACGTCAAAGACGGTACGCATGGTGTAGCGATACTGAAAGACGGCCAAATTCTCGGACTCAGTGTCGGCGATCCTCGTTATCCGGGATCGCTCGACGACCTGATCGACGGGACACCCACAGCGCTTGCCGACGCCGCCCAGACTTTGGCCCTCAAGGGTAAGCCGCTGGACTTTGACGAACTCGTCCTTCTGCCGCCATGCACGCCGGGTAAGATTATCTGCGTGGGCTTGAACTACGCCGATCACGCGGCGGAGGCCAACCTCCAGATCCCCGAGTATCCCGTGTTATTCTCGCGGTTTGCCTCCAGCGTGATCGGAGCAAAAGCGTCGATCTGGCTGCCAAAGGTGTCGACCGCACTCGATTTTGAGGGCGAGCTGGCGGCGGTCATCGGCAAGTCGGGGCGATATATCAGCGAAGGCGACGCCCTCGACTACGTTGCCGGATATAGTGTCTTTAACGACGCCACTATTCGCGACTATCAGCTTCGCAATCCGCAATGGATGATCGGCAAAAATTTCGACGGAACCGGCCCGTTCGGGCCGTTCCTTGTCACGGCCGACGAGCTTCCTCCGGGTGCTAGTGGTCTCGCGATCGAAACCCGCCTGAATGGCGTTACCGTTCAGAAATCGTCCACCGATCAACTGATCTTCGACGTTGCCAAGCTCATTGCTTCCATCAGCGAGGCGATCACGCTTGAGCCCCGCGATGTCATCGTGACTGGCACTCCGTCCGGAGTCGGGCATGTGCGGAAACCGCCGCTGCACATGAAGGCAGGGGACGTCGTGGAAGTGGAAATCGAGCGGATCGGCGTGCTACGCAATCCGGTGGTGCCCGAGGCGGTCTGA
- a CDS encoding LysR family transcriptional regulator — MINLRTFDLNLLRVFEAIHRDRSVSMAADKLGLSQPAVSSALNRMRRLFDDPLFVRGAGGMEPTRKAMLLAEAVGLGLNIIRAGVATSTSFDSATSTRQFRIAMTDVGEIIFLPKLMQTLARTAPGISIHVVEHGLVNYEDLLETGEIDIAIGRFQLNPSFSFQHIHSSSFSVLLRSDHPLIEQVPNGVAMLSYENYLRAAHVTVQAPGASSDPIARALGSDRSKKRDALSIPHSIVLAEIVEAGELVATVPDKSVPWLLHGRPSLCAVPLPVEVDINIVCQWWHKRNDKDPGHLFIREILAEIGNDSGAPSLPEARMDGPGADIIESPARTLSTQ; from the coding sequence ATGATCAATCTGCGGACGTTCGATCTTAACCTCCTGCGGGTGTTCGAAGCGATCCACCGCGACAGGAGCGTCTCGATGGCGGCAGACAAGCTCGGCCTTTCCCAACCGGCGGTCAGCAGCGCGCTGAACCGCATGCGCCGTCTTTTCGACGACCCGCTGTTCGTGCGCGGCGCCGGCGGCATGGAGCCGACGCGTAAAGCCATGTTGCTCGCCGAAGCAGTTGGCTTGGGCCTGAACATCATCCGGGCCGGCGTAGCCACCAGCACGAGCTTCGACTCGGCGACCTCGACGCGCCAGTTTCGCATCGCCATGACCGATGTGGGCGAGATCATCTTCCTGCCAAAGCTGATGCAGACGCTAGCCCGCACAGCGCCGGGCATCTCGATTCACGTGGTCGAGCATGGACTCGTCAACTACGAGGATCTTTTGGAAACCGGGGAGATCGATATCGCCATTGGCCGGTTCCAACTGAACCCCAGCTTCAGCTTCCAGCACATCCATTCAAGCAGTTTTTCCGTCCTACTGCGCAGTGATCATCCATTGATCGAGCAAGTTCCAAATGGGGTAGCGATGCTAAGCTACGAGAATTATCTGCGAGCGGCGCACGTTACCGTTCAGGCTCCCGGCGCTTCGAGCGATCCGATCGCACGCGCCTTGGGAAGCGACCGATCGAAAAAACGGGATGCGCTTTCGATCCCTCACTCAATCGTCCTCGCCGAGATCGTCGAAGCGGGCGAACTCGTGGCGACCGTACCCGACAAAAGCGTGCCGTGGCTTCTCCATGGCCGACCATCTCTTTGCGCCGTCCCTCTTCCGGTCGAGGTCGATATCAACATCGTTTGTCAGTGGTGGCATAAGAGAAACGACAAGGATCCCGGTCATCTGTTCATCCGAGAGATCCTCGCCGAGATCGGCAATGACAGTGGAGCGCCCTCGCTGCCGGAGGCCCGAATGGACGGTCCGGGCGCTGACATAATCGAGAGTCCTGCAAGGACATTATCGACCCAATGA